From a region of the Halomonas sp. HL-93 genome:
- a CDS encoding DUF3549 family protein codes for MQPIRTLDEFFQRSGASVSFYHMGRRVTACSDNALRQLENAQSPWPAPWQSQARVAIVFRLGDMPEPAIWFLALPLDEEGHLVPAQRDAFLNRLIETLGRNVSQLGQERAPEVDNLMKDNPLAFTPSAHFQAMLNARATYDLKLPASQHFEPVVAYLRDPETLDWQQLGLQGIADVVIRMDNDIAERLATQLAYLPTEVAQAFCLCLEHQALTSGLVAALRRRGEQAIIAGDLEMLCACVRAVGATVTHEAGNWYTQLLRDETTSGPDVLAAMAGRGWPHLEDGERLPLFLSRLADDERTDFIAVVRDLALIPRLRLPILMALRDAPDGSTIHARVADLSARSGQPLG; via the coding sequence ATGCAACCAATTCGCACCCTAGACGAGTTCTTTCAGCGCAGCGGGGCCAGCGTGTCGTTTTATCATATGGGTCGCCGTGTAACGGCGTGCTCAGATAACGCGCTGCGCCAGTTAGAAAACGCGCAGAGCCCTTGGCCCGCCCCTTGGCAAAGCCAAGCGCGCGTGGCCATTGTGTTTCGGCTTGGGGATATGCCGGAGCCGGCGATCTGGTTCCTGGCCCTGCCGCTGGACGAGGAAGGCCATCTGGTGCCCGCCCAGCGCGATGCGTTTTTAAACCGGTTGATCGAAACCCTTGGCCGCAATGTCTCGCAGCTAGGCCAAGAACGAGCCCCTGAGGTTGATAACCTGATGAAGGACAACCCGCTCGCTTTTACGCCGAGCGCTCATTTTCAGGCGATGCTCAATGCCCGTGCAACCTATGACCTTAAGCTGCCTGCGAGCCAACATTTTGAACCCGTCGTCGCCTACCTACGCGACCCAGAGACGCTAGACTGGCAGCAGTTGGGGTTACAGGGCATCGCCGACGTGGTTATCCGTATGGATAACGACATTGCTGAACGGCTGGCCACCCAATTGGCTTATTTACCCACAGAGGTTGCTCAGGCATTTTGTCTCTGTCTGGAGCATCAGGCACTCACCAGCGGTTTGGTCGCCGCATTGCGTCGAAGGGGCGAACAGGCCATCATCGCAGGTGACCTTGAAATGCTATGCGCCTGCGTGCGCGCAGTAGGTGCTACCGTCACTCACGAGGCAGGTAATTGGTATACCCAGTTACTTCGCGATGAGACGACCAGTGGTCCCGACGTGCTGGCCGCGATGGCAGGGCGAGGCTGGCCACATCTGGAAGACGGCGAACGGTTGCCGCTTTTTCTGTCGCGTCTGGCGGATGACGAGCGTACCGATTTTATTGCCGTGGTGAGAGACTTGGCGCTAATTCCCCGGCTACGCTTACCAATACTGATGGCCCTGCGTGACGCGCCCGACGGCTCAACGATCCACGCCCGCGTGGCCGACCTTTCGGCTCGAAGCGGCCAACCCTTGGGTTGA
- a CDS encoding YqcC family protein, protein MSVHQQLHTALLELEATLKAANLWRMPAPEAAAFSSQQPFCIDTMSLLQWLRFVFIARLNTLAEAGGPMPAKCDVAPAIAAHLKQENVRASDYLLVVRAVERIDQLVTDN, encoded by the coding sequence ATGAGCGTCCATCAACAGCTTCACACTGCGCTTCTTGAGCTTGAAGCTACCTTAAAAGCCGCCAATCTATGGCGCATGCCGGCACCAGAGGCTGCGGCCTTTTCCAGCCAGCAGCCGTTCTGTATCGATACGATGTCGCTGCTCCAATGGCTGCGTTTTGTGTTTATTGCTCGGTTAAACACGTTAGCTGAAGCAGGTGGGCCAATGCCGGCCAAATGTGATGTGGCGCCGGCTATAGCGGCGCATCTTAAGCAGGAGAACGTACGAGCCAGCGATTATTTGTTGGTGGTTAGGGCCGTTGAGCGCATTGATCAGCTGGTTACCGATAACTAA
- a CDS encoding OmpW/AlkL family protein, producing MRNIKPRHIVAISLSTATLTFSGASFAYGEGDFFTRLGIAKVAPTSDNGELLGGADVHVDSESGPAFTLGYRFHDTLGVELLAALPFKHDLQVDGVTDGSTKHLPPTLTFQYYPLGGSNARVQPYLGVGVNYTHFSDEKTDIGASLSLEDSWGVAGQVGVDLLIDDHWALNAAAWYIDIDSDATINGESAGSVDIDPVVVMGGISYRF from the coding sequence ATGCGCAACATCAAACCTCGTCACATTGTCGCAATCAGCCTATCGACCGCCACACTTACCTTCAGCGGCGCCAGCTTTGCTTATGGGGAAGGCGATTTTTTCACCCGCCTTGGCATCGCCAAGGTTGCCCCCACCAGCGATAATGGCGAGCTGCTAGGCGGCGCTGATGTACACGTAGACTCGGAAAGCGGGCCCGCCTTTACGCTGGGCTACCGCTTTCACGACACCTTAGGTGTCGAGCTGCTAGCTGCCCTGCCCTTTAAGCACGACTTACAGGTCGATGGCGTTACAGACGGGTCGACCAAGCACCTTCCGCCTACGCTGACCTTCCAATATTACCCATTAGGCGGCAGCAATGCCCGCGTTCAGCCCTACCTGGGAGTTGGCGTCAATTACACACATTTCTCTGACGAAAAGACCGATATCGGAGCTTCGCTGTCCTTGGAGGATTCATGGGGAGTTGCAGGCCAAGTGGGCGTTGACTTGCTGATTGATGATCACTGGGCGTTGAACGCAGCCGCCTGGTACATCGATATCGACAGCGATGCCACCATCAACGGAGAGTCAGCCGGTAGCGTAGACATTGATCCCGTGGTGGTAATGGGAGGCATCAGCTATCGTTTTTAA